A section of the Ammospiza caudacuta isolate bAmmCau1 chromosome 28, bAmmCau1.pri, whole genome shotgun sequence genome encodes:
- the LOC131569016 gene encoding cytochrome b-c1 complex subunit 10, with product MLNQLLGPRYAELLRTWTPTLATWGGVAGIGVIWATDWKLVLQYVPYIGGKYKTED from the exons ATGTTGAACCAGCTGCTGGGGCCGCGCTACGCGGAGCTGCTGCGGACCTG GACCCCCACCCTAGCGACATGGGGTGGTGTGGCTGGCATTGGGGTGATCTGGGCCACAGACTGGAAGCTGGTCTTGCAGTACGTTCCCTACATCGGCGGCAAGTACAAAACTGAAGACTGA